The following coding sequences lie in one Candidatus Paceibacterota bacterium genomic window:
- a CDS encoding PilT/PilU family type 4a pilus ATPase: protein MDYKKELDDLIKTLITQGGSDLHLSEGRHPTIRVARELIPLVKKNALTEKDTSAFLDILLSPGNKAHFQLNKEIDFSYNFNDQARFRGNGFYQQGKVSIALRLIPKSIASVKDLHLPEVLETFARKQQGFFLVVGPVGQGKTTTLAALIELINQERAEHIITIEDPIEYIYEQKKAIIDQREVRVDTADFKTALVSVLREDVNVILLGEMRDPETMAAAVTAAETGHLVFSTLHTNNASQTIDRIIDSFPAEQQNQIRVQLAGALTGVFSQRLVPRISGGLIPIYELLIANNAVANLIREKRTHEINTVIETSSDEGMIDMNRSIVELIRAGEITIENGYKHSFDPKVLEKML from the coding sequence CAAAAAGGAACTTGACGATTTAATAAAGACTCTGATCACCCAAGGCGGCTCCGACCTTCATCTCTCGGAAGGCCGACATCCGACTATTCGCGTGGCCCGGGAATTAATTCCGTTGGTGAAGAAAAATGCCTTAACGGAAAAGGATACCAGCGCTTTTTTGGATATTCTTTTAAGCCCAGGCAATAAGGCACACTTCCAACTCAATAAAGAGATTGATTTCTCTTACAATTTCAATGATCAGGCCCGCTTCCGAGGCAATGGTTTCTATCAGCAAGGGAAAGTTAGTATTGCTCTGCGCCTTATTCCAAAAAGTATTGCCTCCGTTAAGGATTTACATCTTCCTGAAGTATTGGAAACCTTCGCGCGCAAGCAACAGGGATTCTTTCTGGTAGTGGGACCGGTGGGGCAGGGAAAAACTACAACCTTGGCCGCTTTAATCGAATTGATTAATCAGGAAAGAGCCGAGCACATCATCACTATTGAAGATCCAATTGAGTACATTTACGAACAGAAAAAGGCCATTATCGATCAGCGGGAAGTTAGGGTTGACACGGCTGATTTTAAGACAGCTTTAGTCAGTGTTTTGAGAGAGGATGTGAATGTAATCCTTCTCGGAGAAATGCGAGATCCGGAGACGATGGCCGCGGCTGTCACGGCGGCAGAAACGGGTCACTTAGTTTTCTCCACTTTACATACAAACAATGCCTCCCAGACTATTGACCGAATCATTGACTCTTTTCCGGCCGAGCAGCAAAACCAGATTCGGGTGCAACTTGCCGGCGCTTTGACCGGAGTTTTCTCTCAGCGATTAGTTCCTCGTATTTCCGGAGGCTTAATTCCAATCTACGAACTTCTGATTGCCAACAATGCCGTGGCCAACCTTATTCGAGAAAAACGTACTCACGAGATTAACACGGTTATTGAGACCAGTTCCGATGAAGGCATGATCGATATGAATCGCTCCATTGTGGAATTGATCCGAGCCGGGGAAATTACCATTGAGAATGGTTACAAACATTCCTTTGATCCGAAAGTGCTTGAGAAAATGCTGTAG
- a CDS encoding type II secretion system F family protein, translated as MLFNYKAIDSAGSEKNGSIEAINIDVAINGLQRRGLIISEIKPAEDAGGLFGRKINLFQHVSNKEIVILSRQMSTLFSAQVSALRIFRLLSTEVQNETLRNVLTEVADDLQGGSTISKALAKHPKVFSIFYVNMVKAGEESGKLDETFIYLADYLDRNYAVTSKARNALIYPAFVIFTFVAVMVLMLTLVIPKIGSILTGAGQQIPIYTRIIIAMSSFMVNYGLFLLIALIILGFFAYYYTRGAAGKEALGRVKLDFPYVGTLYRKLYLSRIADNMNTLLVSGIPMIKVIELTSSVVDNIIYENILNNIMEAVKGGSALSDAMGRYPEIPSIMVQMVKIGEETGELGHILDTLAKFYQREVVNAVDTLVDLIEPVMIVLLGLGVAFLLASVLIPIYNISSAI; from the coding sequence ATGCTCTTCAACTACAAAGCCATAGACTCCGCTGGCTCCGAGAAAAACGGTTCAATTGAAGCTATTAATATTGATGTCGCCATTAACGGTCTGCAGCGTCGCGGCTTAATTATCTCTGAAATCAAGCCTGCCGAAGATGCCGGTGGCCTCTTCGGCCGCAAAATCAATCTCTTTCAGCACGTCTCAAACAAAGAGATTGTTATTCTCTCGCGCCAGATGTCCACTCTTTTCAGTGCTCAAGTATCGGCGCTCCGAATTTTCCGATTGCTTTCCACGGAAGTTCAAAATGAAACTCTCCGAAATGTTCTGACGGAAGTAGCTGACGATCTTCAAGGGGGGAGCACCATTTCCAAAGCTTTAGCTAAGCATCCGAAAGTCTTTTCCATCTTTTATGTCAACATGGTTAAGGCCGGTGAAGAGTCCGGCAAACTTGATGAAACTTTTATTTATTTAGCCGATTATCTTGATCGAAATTACGCCGTTACCTCAAAGGCGCGCAATGCTCTGATTTACCCCGCTTTCGTTATCTTCACCTTCGTGGCCGTGATGGTCTTGATGCTTACCTTAGTTATTCCAAAAATCGGCAGTATTTTAACCGGTGCCGGACAACAGATCCCAATTTATACTCGAATCATTATCGCCATGAGCAGTTTTATGGTCAATTACGGATTATTTCTGTTAATTGCTCTAATCATTCTAGGATTTTTCGCTTATTACTACACTCGCGGGGCGGCTGGCAAGGAAGCTTTGGGGCGAGTAAAACTGGACTTTCCATATGTCGGCACTCTCTATCGCAAGCTTTATCTCTCTCGTATCGCCGACAATATGAATACGCTGCTCGTCAGTGGAATTCCGATGATTAAAGTTATTGAACTGACATCGAGCGTGGTAGACAATATCATTTATGAAAATATTCTGAACAATATTATGGAAGCAGTGAAAGGAGGAAGTGCCCTATCAGATGCCATGGGAAGATATCCAGAGATTCCTAGTATTATGGTTCAGATGGTAAAAATTGGGGAAGAGACAGGGGAACTCGGGCATATTTTGGATACCTTGGCCAAGTTTTATCAAAGAGAAGTGGTAAATGCCGTGGATACCCTGGTTGATTTAATTGAACCGGTGATGATTGTGCTTCTCGGTCTCGGCGTAGCCTTTCTTCTGGCTTCCGTTCTTATTCCGATTTATAACATTAGCTCGGCTATTTAA
- a CDS encoding type II secretion system protein: MKKFTKGFTLIELLVVIAIIGILASVVLASLNTARSKGTDAAIKSNLANGRAQAAIYYDGSGNSYVGVCTAATGTQPMVLAAAKAAGIASVGTGAYTSTTAVCHDSASGWAAMVPLKNPTTAGNGWCVDASGASAETGVLGAASVTCGS, encoded by the coding sequence ATGAAAAAATTCACTAAAGGATTCACCCTGATCGAACTCTTGGTGGTTATCGCCATTATTGGTATCTTAGCTTCCGTAGTACTCGCTTCTTTGAACACTGCTCGAAGCAAAGGAACGGATGCAGCTATCAAATCAAACCTTGCTAATGGTAGAGCTCAAGCAGCTATTTATTACGATGGTTCAGGTAATAGCTATGTCGGAGTCTGTACTGCCGCTACCGGTACTCAACCGATGGTTCTGGCCGCCGCTAAAGCCGCTGGAATTGCTTCTGTAGGAACGGGTGCTTACACCTCAACTACGGCAGTCTGTCATGACTCAGCCAGTGGATGGGCCGCGATGGTGCCATTGAAAAATCCTACAACTGCAGGAAACGGATGGTGCGTTGACGCAAGTGGTGCTTCCGCAGAGACCGGTGTTCTAGGTGCCGCTTCCGTTACGTGTGGATCATAA
- a CDS encoding prepilin-type N-terminal cleavage/methylation domain-containing protein — protein sequence MKRSRGFTLIELIVVIGIIGLLTAIVIANLGTARAKGRDSKRASDIKQLQLALENYFTNNQTYPVCNDTSCLPGALAPTYLPSMPTDPTNSGNYVYGYIGNASTYCLGITLEVLNPNTLGTSASCSTNISGNSFKVSNQ from the coding sequence ATGAAAAGAAGCAGAGGTTTCACTCTCATTGAGCTCATCGTGGTAATCGGTATTATTGGTCTTCTGACTGCCATTGTTATAGCTAATCTCGGTACAGCTAGAGCCAAAGGACGCGATTCCAAGCGAGCGTCTGATATCAAACAGCTTCAGTTAGCTCTGGAAAATTATTTCACCAACAACCAAACTTATCCTGTTTGTAATGACACAAGCTGTTTGCCCGGCGCTTTAGCTCCAACTTATTTACCAAGTATGCCGACTGACCCAACCAATAGTGGAAATTATGTTTACGGCTACATCGGCAACGCCTCTACCTATTGTCTAGGCATCACTTTGGAAGTTCTAAATCCAAATACTCTAGGCACCAGCGCTTCCTGCAGTACCAATATCTCCGGCAATAGTTTCAAAGTTTCCAACCAGTAA
- a CDS encoding prepilin peptidase: MSLLFLFLFFLFGTIVGSFLNVVILRYNTGRTVVRGRSSCPHCGHVLGFAELIPILSFLFLRGRCLKCRSKISWQYPLVELLAGLIFAAAYFHSAVTGWAILGIDLIIFSLLIVILVYDLKHKIIPDGLVYAFIIISLIKLLILYFFPLFILRPTALDFLAGPIFFLPFFLLWYFSGGRAMGFGDAKLAAGIGWFLGFFGGLSAIVLGFWSGAALGIILLIVQSRRVTMKTEIPFAPFLILGLLLVYFLGWDVTGLSYFLH; this comes from the coding sequence ATGTCTTTGCTCTTTCTTTTTTTATTTTTTCTTTTCGGCACCATTGTCGGCAGTTTCTTAAATGTAGTTATTCTTCGATATAACACTGGCCGCACCGTGGTCCGCGGCCGCTCCTCGTGCCCGCACTGCGGGCACGTCCTCGGCTTCGCCGAGCTCATCCCAATTTTAAGCTTTCTCTTTCTGCGCGGCCGCTGCCTAAAATGCCGCTCTAAAATATCGTGGCAGTATCCTTTAGTTGAACTTTTAGCAGGCCTGATTTTTGCTGCTGCCTACTTTCACTCGGCCGTGACGGGCTGGGCGATTTTAGGAATTGATTTGATAATTTTCAGCTTATTAATTGTAATTCTTGTCTACGATCTGAAGCATAAAATCATTCCGGATGGCTTAGTCTATGCCTTTATTATTATTAGTTTAATCAAACTACTGATTTTATATTTTTTTCCATTATTTATTCTGCGCCCGACCGCCCTCGATTTTCTAGCTGGACCAATTTTCTTCCTCCCGTTCTTTTTGCTCTGGTATTTCTCCGGCGGCCGCGCCATGGGTTTTGGCGACGCCAAACTGGCGGCGGGCATTGGTTGGTTCCTCGGATTTTTTGGCGGCCTCTCGGCAATCGTTCTCGGTTTCTGGAGTGGCGCGGCGCTCGGCATCATTCTTTTGATTGTTCAATCAAGACGAGTTACAATGAAGACTGAAATACCTTTTGCCCCCTTTCTCATTCTCGGTCTTCTCCTCGTTTATTTTCTGGGATGGGACGTAACAGGACTCTCATATTTTCTTCACTAA
- a CDS encoding type II secretion system protein — protein sequence MEKRTTKKEKSGLLTSKAGFTLVELLVVCAIFVIITAVVLARQNRFSSDIQLTNLAYQVAISIRQAQVYGLGVKGASTNFNTGYGIDFTAASPNTYQLIADNNQDKLYDQAPSPADSLVSSYQLQQGAKIDNLCVTDAYNSKTCSKGGNLTSLDIFYLRPDPSSNISANGQFSGGVSYNSASITLVSSIGDRYKCVTIYQTGQVSVNPGVGACP from the coding sequence ATGGAAAAGAGAACAACGAAAAAAGAAAAATCCGGACTTTTAACTTCTAAGGCCGGTTTTACTCTCGTTGAACTTCTAGTGGTCTGTGCCATCTTTGTAATTATTACGGCCGTTGTTCTGGCGCGTCAGAATCGTTTTTCCAGTGACATCCAACTGACCAATCTGGCTTATCAAGTGGCTATCTCTATTCGCCAAGCTCAAGTTTATGGTCTTGGCGTAAAAGGCGCCAGCACCAACTTCAACACAGGATACGGTATTGATTTCACTGCCGCCTCTCCCAATACTTACCAACTGATTGCCGACAACAATCAGGATAAATTATATGATCAGGCGCCGAGTCCTGCCGATTCCCTGGTTAGCAGCTACCAACTCCAACAAGGGGCCAAGATTGATAATCTTTGTGTCACCGATGCTTACAACAGCAAGACTTGCTCGAAAGGAGGAAATCTAACCTCGCTGGATATTTTCTACCTTCGTCCGGATCCTTCTTCCAATATTAGCGCCAACGGTCAGTTTAGTGGCGGGGTCTCTTACAACAGCGCCTCCATTACTCTCGTTTCATCAATCGGTGATCGATACAAATGCGTCACCATTTATCAGACTGGCCAAGTCTCGGTCAATCCCGGTGTGGGTGCCTGTCCATGA
- a CDS encoding prepilin-type N-terminal cleavage/methylation domain-containing protein, producing the protein MNKLKVKNKKLKVRGFTLIELMVASTIFIIVMVIAISSVLNIINVNRKAQSLNSIMTNLSFALESMVRDVREGSGYCATGSYGCPSAVNTSSISFTNYLSQQVIYSYCGPNTSSVYCPQSQANGYISKSINGAAASVITAPEVNITNMLFSIRGNGSSDGQQPIILLIIQGKTGASLKTQSTFQVETLITQRLLDS; encoded by the coding sequence ATGAACAAGTTAAAAGTAAAAAATAAAAAGCTGAAAGTCCGTGGTTTTACCCTGATTGAATTAATGGTGGCTTCTACTATTTTCATTATTGTGATGGTAATCGCTATTTCTTCTGTTTTAAATATCATCAACGTTAACCGGAAGGCCCAATCACTCAATTCCATCATGACTAATTTAAGCTTTGCTCTGGAGAGCATGGTCAGAGATGTACGCGAGGGAAGCGGTTATTGCGCCACTGGCTCGTATGGTTGTCCGTCTGCCGTCAATACTTCCTCTATCAGTTTTACTAACTATCTTAGTCAGCAGGTTATTTATAGTTATTGTGGACCAAATACCAGTAGTGTGTATTGTCCGCAAAGTCAGGCAAACGGTTATATCAGCAAAAGCATTAATGGCGCCGCCGCTTCAGTTATTACGGCTCCTGAAGTTAATATCACCAACATGCTTTTCTCTATTAGAGGCAACGGTAGTAGTGACGGGCAGCAACCAATTATTCTTCTTATTATTCAAGGAAAGACCGGTGCCAGTCTCAAAACTCAATCCACTTTTCAGGTTGAAACTTTGATTACTCAGAGATTATTGGATTCATAA